The following coding sequences lie in one Phragmites australis chromosome 8, lpPhrAust1.1, whole genome shotgun sequence genomic window:
- the LOC133926783 gene encoding uncharacterized protein LOC133926783, whose protein sequence is MRRKKHLDRGGGGGGTELFICFTSRPSAASSASVAAAGAPSSLRPSKLLSPGSGGGSAGAGADAPAPPLHPSLSRRLRNSGSLKGGQSPMFPSGSTGGRRGRGGFEPAEPSSPKVTCIGQVRVKGGKRKPKHASAAALRSRSRRGGGGGSAEASFRRAGDDRDGPQGKNQGWVYQIPVNICEALKTFGSCGGRSLCSPSRGGGERGAVSAGGLGDKKRRRAPAGGSWLCGAAVARCLLAIQEEEEDEVGKGAAVVPADEMRASEVGLVMEGWDVEEEERAVMVGEVEVEKKDEILVVGKEEEGRVSVCIPPRNALLLMRCRSDPVRMAALATRFWGSPAAATMEQVDNKVVDDEEEEEDEEIDDADAVVKECIDEARDSAVSVQDVKCRECGGGEDDGAEAGEIDQAQAEAEESSKCVDLVEEEKDGQCRAEGKEAHIVRKDAPLEVSLGEDAGRENQKLSLGEDAGRENQGPDIVELVPDVKEEEDILAPEKEEEEVKGRRSSNNYSPSTALKEDRKLRRLSSRRRVSTSSRASSVSDRVGRRHSFSAETDGRRSSFSSLKDSRRASFSIDRDGRRWSFSIEQEHLVAEPKVLMASRKGKKTSSEAESEKDCAVLVAPNSAEEDQEFHDDGKEEATKNEQEEGTAEDEEVNQKVEKVEARGEEGEAGQVQRSKKSGELPDCLLLMMYEPKLSMEVSKETWVCSTDFVHWKSYQGKNNCNRRQQKASGSGNAAATEEPKDKENVEGTTVANDTEESKDQSVVNSATMPPPVVQKTPPPKPATEQKLKLELPLVANAAAYAPFVLKRCKSEPMRSSARLAPDACFWKDRHRPLNATGIGF, encoded by the coding sequence ATGCGCCGCAAGAAGCACTTGGACcggggcggaggcggcggtggcacggAGCTCTTCATCTGCTTCACCTcccgcccctccgccgcctcctccgcctccgtcgccgccgccggcgcgccGTCCTCCCTCCGCCCCTCCAAGCTCCTCAGccccggcagcggcggcggcagtgccGGCGCCGGAGCCGACGCGCCGGCCCCGCCGCTGCACCCCTCCctcagccgccgcctccgcaaCAGCGGGAGCCTCAAGGGCGGCCAGTCCCCCATGTTCCCGTCGGGGTCCaccggtggccgccgcggccgggGCGGGTTCGAGCCCGCCGAGCCGTCATCGCCCAAGGTCACCTGCATCGGCCAGGTCCGCGTGAAGGGAGGCAAGCGCAAGCCCAAGCACGCTTCCGCCGCCGCGCTGCGCTCCCGTTCCaggcgtggcggcggcggcgggagcgcgGAGGCCAGCTTCCGccgcgccggcgacgaccgGGACGGGCCCCAGGGCAAGAACCAGGGCTGGGTGTACCAGATCCCGGTGAACATTTGCGAGGCGCTCAAGACATTCGGCTCCTGCGGCGGCCGCTCACTCTGCTCGCCGTCTCGGGGCGGGGGCGAGCGGGGCGCCGTCTCAGCCGGCGGTCTCGGAGACAAGAAGCGGCGGCGCGCGCCGGCTGGAGGTAGTTGGCTGTGCGGCGCCGCCGTGGCGAGGTGCCTCTTGGCGatccaggaggaggaggaggacgaggtcgGCAAGGGTGCTGCCGTTGTTCCGGCGGATGAGATGAGGGCGTCGGAGGTGGGGCTCGTCATGGAAGGCTGGGACGtcgaggaagaggagagggccGTGATGGTGGGGGAGGTCGAGGTGGAGAAGAAAGACGAGATCTTGGtggtggggaaggaggaggaggggagggtcAGCGTCTGCATCCCCCCGAGGAACGCGCTGCTGCTAATGCGCTGCCGGTCGGACCCGGTTCGCATGGCAGCGCTTGCCACCCGGTTCTGGGGGTCTCCAGCCGCGGCCACCATGGAGCAGGTGGACAATAAGGTGGTagacgacgaggaggaagaagaagatgaagagataGATGATGCTGATGCTGTGGTGAAGGAATGCATAGATGAAGCTCGTGATTCAGCAGTTTCTGTCCAAGACGTGAAATGCAGAGAgtgtggtggtggtgaagatgatggtgctgAGGCAGGGGAGATAGATCAAGCGCAGGCCGAAGCAGAAGAGAGCTCTAAATGTGTAGATCTCGtggaagaagagaaggatgGACAATGTAGAGCGGAGGGAAAGGAGGCACATATTGTTCGGAAAGATGCCCCTTTGGAGGTTTCTTTGGGTGAAGATGCGGGAAGGGAAAACCAAAAGCTTTCTTTGGGTGAAGATGCGGGAAGGGAAAACCAAGGGCCAGACATAGTGGAGCTCGTGCCTGACGttaaggaggaagaagacattCTAGCACcagagaaagaggaggaagaggtgaAGGGGAGGAGGTCAAGCAACAATTATTCTCCCTCAACAGCGCTGAAGGAGGACCGCAAATTGCGACGGTTGAGTAGTAGAAGGCGTGTCAGTACTAGCAGCAGGGCCTCATCGGTCAGCGATAGAGTAGGCAGGCGGCACAGCTTTTCTGCTGAGACAGATGGACGGCGGTCAAGCTTCTCGAGCTTGAAGGATTCAAGGAGGGCAAGTTTCTCCATTGATAGGGATGGCCGGAGGTGGAGCTTCTCAATTGAGCAGGAGCATCTGGTTGCGGAGCCTAAGGTGCTGATGGCGTCCAGAAAGGGGAAGAAGACTTCATCCGAGGCAGAGTCGGAGAAAGATTGTGCTGTTCTTGTCGCCCCAAACAGTGCAGAGGAAGACCAAGAATTCCATGACGATGGAAAGGAAGAAGCAACAAAGAATGAACAGGAGGAAGGAACAGCAGAAGATGAAGAAGTGAACCAGAAAGTCGAGAAAGTAGAAGCCAGAGGTGAAGAAGGCGAAGCAGGACAGGTACAGCGGAGCAAGAAGAGCGGTGAATTGCCAGATTGCCTACTCTTGATGATGTATGAGCCAAAGCTCTCCATGGAGGTCTCCAAGGAGACATGGGTCTGCAGCACCGACTTTGTCCATTGGAAGTCCTACCAGGGAAAGAATAACTGTAATCGCCGCCAACAAAAGGCTTCTGGTAGTGGCAATGCTGCTGCTACGGAGGAGCCCAAAGACAAGGAAAATGTTGAAGGCACCACTGTTGCAAACGACACAGAAGAGAGCAAAGATCAATCAGTGGTGAACTCGGCGACTATGCCACCTCCAGTTGTCCAGAAGACACCACCACCAAAACCAGCTACAGAGCAGAAGCTGAAGCTGGAGTTGCCGCTGGTCGCTAATGCTGCAGCGTACGCACCATTCGTTCTGAAACGCTGCAAGTCGGAGCCGATGCGGTCATCGGCGCGGCTGGCGCCCGACGCTTGCTTCTGGAAGGACCGCCATCGGCCCCTGAACGCCACCGGGATCGGTTTTTGA